In Mangrovivirga cuniculi, the following proteins share a genomic window:
- a CDS encoding aspartate kinase, whose amino-acid sequence MRVFKFGGASLKNANAIINMVSIVCSNKNEHPLIVVVSAMGKTTNALEIILQNALNGKDYMQDLNKLKNYHLETASDLENNDSSNITNLVNNLFQSFEIKLKELVNQYNGSVESYQFSYDQIVSYGELLSSNIVSEYMNLTGIKNSWLDAREIIVTDSTYTEGKVNWKKTNDRVKKQITKFNGIKITQGFIGADPYNNTTTLGREGSDFTGAIFANCLNAESLTIWKDVPGILNADPKIFHDAQLYDYLSYREAAEMTYYGASVIHPKTIKPLANKKIPLNVRSFERPGETGTLIGNEKSHKVFPAFITKNNQALVSFKVKDFSFIDENNLTTIFHTITNLNIKLNLMQNSATSFSICIDYKEYQVNRLIEQLSSEFKILFNKKLQLITVKNYTEESIERFKEEKILLEQRSRNNYRIVVGEDITF is encoded by the coding sequence ATGAGAGTTTTCAAATTTGGCGGAGCTTCTTTAAAAAATGCAAATGCTATAATTAACATGGTTTCAATCGTTTGCAGTAATAAAAACGAACATCCTCTAATCGTTGTTGTTTCTGCTATGGGTAAAACGACCAATGCATTGGAAATAATCCTTCAAAATGCTTTAAACGGCAAAGATTATATGCAAGACCTGAATAAACTCAAAAATTACCACCTTGAAACGGCTTCTGATTTAGAGAATAATGATTCTTCAAATATTACAAACTTAGTAAATAACCTTTTTCAATCGTTTGAAATAAAACTTAAAGAATTAGTTAATCAATATAATGGTTCCGTCGAATCATATCAATTCAGTTATGATCAGATCGTAAGCTATGGGGAATTACTTAGCTCTAATATTGTTTCTGAATATATGAATTTAACCGGTATAAAAAACTCATGGTTAGATGCCAGAGAAATAATTGTTACTGACAGCACATATACAGAGGGAAAAGTAAACTGGAAGAAAACCAACGATCGAGTAAAAAAACAAATAACCAAATTTAATGGTATTAAAATAACTCAAGGCTTCATTGGTGCAGACCCTTATAACAATACCACCACACTAGGGAGAGAAGGCTCCGATTTTACAGGGGCTATTTTTGCAAATTGCCTGAATGCAGAATCGCTAACAATCTGGAAAGATGTGCCAGGCATACTTAATGCTGATCCAAAAATATTTCATGATGCTCAGCTTTATGACTACCTTTCTTATCGTGAAGCAGCAGAAATGACTTATTATGGCGCTTCTGTTATTCATCCAAAGACAATTAAACCCCTTGCAAATAAAAAAATCCCTTTAAACGTAAGAAGTTTTGAACGTCCCGGAGAAACCGGAACTCTGATCGGCAATGAAAAATCTCATAAAGTATTTCCTGCCTTTATCACAAAAAACAATCAGGCGCTGGTCTCATTTAAAGTAAAAGATTTTTCATTTATTGATGAAAACAACTTAACAACTATTTTCCATACTATCACAAACCTGAATATCAAACTTAACCTGATGCAAAACTCAGCTACTTCATTTAGTATTTGTATTGACTATAAGGAGTACCAGGTAAACAGATTAATAGAACAATTAAGTTCTGAATTCAAGATATTGTTTAACAAAAAGCTGCAGTTGATCACTGTTAAAAATTACACAGAAGAAAGTATCGAACGATTTAAGGAAGAAAAGATTTTACTCGAACAAAGGTCCAGGAATAATTACAGAATAGTTGTAGGAGAAGACATTACCTTTTAA
- a CDS encoding fructosamine kinase family protein produces MLNPELLKEIISKSGFAIEKEPKVSSIGGGSINQAYKVSTDNFEIFIKLNTGVNPSFFEVERKGLEILSENSEFEVPKVYSVDQTGNYSFLSMEYFGAGKRKPDYWYTAGSRLAKMHKISEEKYGLSFNNYMGALPQDNTYHDSWADFFIERRLKPQVELAINKGLMDHSHKSLFEQLYVKLDSLVPKEKPSLIHGDLWSGNIMTANNGEATIIDPAVHFGHRESDLAMTQMFGGFSTEFYDGYESVYPLEPDFSSRIGLLNLYPLLIHVNLFGLGYLRETINNVKRYI; encoded by the coding sequence ATGCTGAATCCTGAATTATTAAAAGAAATAATTTCTAAATCCGGATTTGCAATAGAAAAAGAGCCTAAAGTAAGCTCTATTGGAGGAGGTAGTATCAACCAGGCTTATAAAGTCTCTACAGATAATTTTGAAATTTTTATAAAACTAAATACTGGGGTGAATCCATCCTTTTTCGAAGTAGAAAGAAAAGGTCTTGAGATTCTTTCTGAGAATTCAGAATTTGAAGTTCCAAAGGTATATTCTGTTGATCAAACAGGTAATTATAGTTTTCTTTCAATGGAATATTTTGGTGCCGGTAAAAGAAAACCAGATTATTGGTATACTGCGGGTAGCAGATTAGCCAAAATGCATAAGATTAGCGAAGAAAAATATGGGCTTTCTTTTAATAATTATATGGGAGCTTTACCTCAAGACAATACTTATCATGATAGCTGGGCAGACTTTTTTATAGAACGGAGGTTAAAACCCCAGGTTGAGCTGGCAATAAACAAAGGTTTAATGGATCATTCTCATAAATCATTATTTGAGCAACTATATGTCAAATTAGATTCATTAGTTCCAAAAGAAAAGCCATCCCTGATTCATGGGGATTTATGGAGTGGGAATATTATGACAGCAAATAATGGTGAAGCAACGATAATTGATCCGGCTGTTCATTTTGGACATCGTGAAAGTGATCTGGCCATGACCCAAATGTTCGGAGGTTTTTCCACAGAGTTTTATGATGGTTATGAGTCTGTATACCCATTGGAACCAGACTTCTCTTCGCGGATTGGTTTGCTGAATCTTTATCCACTTCTAATTCATGTAAATCTGTTTGGCCTTGGTTACTTGAGAGAAACAATAAATAATGTAAAAAGGTATATATGA
- a CDS encoding arsenate reductase/protein-tyrosine-phosphatase family protein — protein MREFDDNRDEMDVPDPYYGGQEGFENVYQMLFRSCNNLISELNAES, from the coding sequence ATGAGAGAGTTTGATGATAACAGAGATGAGATGGATGTTCCCGATCCTTATTATGGAGGACAGGAAGGATTTGAAAATGTTTATCAAATGCTTTTTAGATCATGTAATAATTTAATTTCAGAATTAAATGCTGAATCCTGA
- a CDS encoding OmpA family protein: MQRIIFYAGLLLLLVTKPFILQAQEDNEEVAEQLVELGKETMRATQALEIAKEQFVQAADLDPDNIEANWLAGEYIQRTSNKDRSVKYFKRVLELDADYRFDVLYWIGRGYQYGYDFSNALEFYQRYYDKLYSDVNYRGMDKVSVKETEKKIEEAKNGIEFMANPMNFSIVNVGSSINSPMPDYGPVLNEDETIMIFTTRRKDGNLNQDVFEDNFPYEDIFISYKKDGQWTEARNIGDAINTPFHDSNLALSADGDDLYIYMDENEGDIYVSSRIDDSTWSEPEPLSDAINSLNYNEKSISISPDKSIMFFSSNRPGGFGGDDIYYATKNERGEWSRSRNLGPVINTEYNEDGPFIDYDGKTLYFSSNGRGGMGGYDLFKVEYDSIEDAWSEPVNLGYPINTPDDDIYFVSTKDGERGYYASIREDGMGFTDIYMVTIPENLDEQLVAMNSDNNVAEEKNGEIDTPPVVEEPTEVIEPDPEPEPEVISPVQLVVATFAEGAPVNARVRLTKKDDNTVVAVGTKQPGVYVSSLTPEQPTDYILSAEYPGYVFKNVSVTIPAATSETQTITKTIDFQRASTGARGVLRNIYFKFDQAKLTDNSFNELNKLERMMAENPGIRVEIGGHTDNIGSASYNKDLSKRRAMAVVNYLIDKGIDPSRLTAVGYGEERPLASNDDERDGRELNRRVEFTIIK, encoded by the coding sequence ATGCAGCGTATTATTTTTTATGCTGGCTTGCTGTTATTATTAGTAACAAAGCCTTTCATACTTCAAGCCCAAGAGGACAACGAGGAAGTTGCGGAACAACTTGTTGAATTGGGTAAAGAGACTATGCGGGCTACGCAGGCTCTTGAGATTGCTAAAGAACAGTTTGTACAAGCTGCAGATCTTGATCCGGATAATATAGAAGCAAACTGGCTTGCCGGAGAATATATCCAACGAACATCCAATAAAGACAGAAGCGTAAAATACTTCAAAAGAGTTCTTGAATTAGATGCAGATTACAGGTTCGATGTCCTTTACTGGATTGGCAGGGGCTATCAATATGGTTATGATTTCTCCAACGCCCTGGAATTTTATCAGAGATATTACGATAAGCTATACTCGGATGTTAATTATCGTGGTATGGATAAAGTATCTGTAAAGGAAACAGAGAAGAAAATTGAGGAGGCGAAAAATGGAATAGAGTTTATGGCTAATCCCATGAATTTTTCCATTGTTAATGTTGGATCATCGATCAATTCTCCAATGCCTGATTATGGACCGGTATTGAATGAAGATGAAACAATTATGATCTTCACTACGAGAAGAAAAGACGGGAACCTTAACCAGGACGTGTTCGAAGATAACTTTCCATATGAAGATATTTTTATATCATATAAGAAAGATGGTCAATGGACAGAAGCCAGAAATATTGGTGATGCGATTAATACACCATTTCACGATAGTAACCTCGCTCTTTCTGCTGATGGCGACGACCTTTATATTTATATGGATGAAAATGAGGGAGATATATACGTTAGTAGTCGGATTGATGACAGTACCTGGTCAGAACCAGAGCCTCTTTCAGATGCAATAAATAGTTTAAATTATAACGAGAAATCAATTTCCATTTCGCCAGATAAAAGCATCATGTTCTTTTCGTCTAACAGACCGGGTGGTTTTGGAGGTGATGATATCTATTATGCTACAAAAAATGAGCGTGGGGAATGGTCTCGAAGCAGGAATCTTGGACCTGTAATCAATACAGAATATAATGAAGACGGACCGTTTATAGATTACGACGGCAAAACTTTATACTTTTCAAGTAACGGCAGAGGAGGAATGGGAGGTTATGATCTCTTCAAGGTAGAGTATGATAGTATAGAAGATGCCTGGAGTGAACCCGTAAATCTTGGGTATCCTATAAATACCCCGGACGATGATATCTATTTCGTAAGTACCAAAGATGGTGAACGTGGATATTATGCTTCAATTAGAGAAGACGGCATGGGCTTTACAGATATTTATATGGTTACTATTCCTGAAAATCTGGATGAACAACTAGTGGCAATGAATTCTGACAATAATGTAGCAGAAGAAAAAAATGGTGAGATAGATACCCCACCGGTTGTTGAAGAACCAACTGAGGTTATCGAACCTGATCCGGAACCAGAACCTGAGGTTATATCACCTGTTCAACTGGTAGTAGCAACATTTGCAGAAGGAGCACCGGTTAATGCCAGGGTTAGATTAACAAAAAAAGATGATAATACAGTAGTTGCTGTTGGTACAAAGCAACCAGGTGTTTATGTAAGCTCTTTAACCCCTGAACAACCAACAGATTACATTTTGTCTGCTGAATATCCGGGATACGTATTTAAAAATGTAAGCGTTACAATTCCTGCGGCAACAAGTGAAACACAGACTATTACAAAAACAATAGATTTTCAGAGAGCGTCAACCGGGGCCAGAGGAGTTTTAAGAAATATATATTTCAAGTTTGACCAGGCTAAACTGACAGATAATTCATTTAACGAACTGAATAAGCTTGAACGTATGATGGCTGAAAATCCGGGTATCCGTGTTGAAATTGGAGGGCATACTGATAATATTGGATCTGCTAGCTATAATAAGGACCTTTCAAAAAGGCGAGCGATGGCTGTAGTGAATTATCTCATTGATAAAGGGATAGATCCAAGCAGGCTCACAGCTGTAGGGTATGGTGAAGAAAGACCACTTGCTTCAAATGATGATGAACGCGATGGAAGAGAGTTAAACAGAAGAGTAGAGTTTACAATTATTAAGTAA
- a CDS encoding arsenate reductase/protein-tyrosine-phosphatase family protein — MAEGIFRHLIINKGLDDEFEWDSAGVAGYHIGEKPDKRAISSAAKHDVELVSKGRQFRHADFDEFDVILAMDKSNYHHILALAGDNEKYRKKFI, encoded by the coding sequence ATGGCAGAAGGGATTTTCAGGCATTTAATAATTAATAAAGGTTTGGATGATGAGTTTGAGTGGGATTCAGCAGGAGTAGCGGGATATCATATTGGTGAAAAGCCCGATAAGCGAGCGATTAGTTCGGCGGCAAAACACGATGTTGAACTGGTATCTAAAGGCAGGCAATTCAGACATGCGGATTTTGACGAGTTCGATGTGATACTTGCAATGGATAAAAGCAATTATCATCATATTCTTGCATTAGCCGGGGATAATGAGAAGTATAGAAAAAAGTTCATATGA
- the fbp gene encoding class 1 fructose-bisphosphatase, with protein sequence MNAETEKLALPVGTTLDRFIKKKQDDFPFASGELSQLLRDIALAGKIINREINRSGLLGIEGAFGAQNVQGEEQQKLDVIADIRFMRALRNGGEVCAVVSEEQNEIIDLDNPNGRYIIAMDPLDGSSNIDVNVSIGTIFSIYRRLSPVGGPVQMEDVLQPGVAQVAAGYLLYGSSTMLVYTTGRGVNGFTYEAGLGEFFLSHQNIQTPLDGKIFSINEGAYNVFEPAVKKYIEDCKEQRFSGRYIGSLVADFHRNLFKGGIYIYPRTDTAPEGKLRLLYEANALAYIVEQAGGKASNGKTRILEIEPKELHQRTPLFIGSKKMVEKAEGCF encoded by the coding sequence ATGAATGCAGAAACAGAAAAGCTGGCTTTGCCGGTAGGTACCACATTAGACAGATTCATAAAAAAGAAACAAGATGACTTTCCTTTTGCTAGCGGTGAACTATCTCAGCTTCTGAGAGATATCGCCTTAGCAGGTAAAATTATTAACAGAGAAATTAACAGGTCAGGTCTTTTGGGAATTGAGGGTGCTTTTGGTGCACAAAATGTACAGGGAGAGGAGCAGCAAAAGCTGGATGTTATTGCCGATATACGGTTTATGCGTGCTTTGAGAAATGGAGGAGAGGTTTGTGCAGTAGTCAGTGAGGAGCAAAATGAAATTATCGACCTTGATAACCCAAATGGTAGATATATCATAGCAATGGATCCTTTAGATGGATCGTCAAATATTGACGTTAACGTATCGATTGGTACAATATTTTCAATTTATCGAAGATTGTCACCAGTAGGAGGGCCGGTTCAAATGGAGGACGTTCTTCAGCCTGGTGTTGCGCAGGTTGCAGCAGGTTATCTTCTGTATGGATCATCAACGATGCTCGTTTATACAACAGGAAGAGGAGTTAACGGATTTACTTATGAAGCAGGGCTTGGTGAATTCTTTTTATCCCATCAAAATATCCAAACCCCTCTGGATGGAAAAATTTTCTCAATAAATGAAGGTGCCTATAATGTTTTTGAACCTGCGGTAAAAAAATATATCGAAGATTGTAAGGAACAAAGATTCTCTGGTAGATACATCGGTTCGCTGGTTGCAGATTTTCATAGAAATCTTTTTAAAGGAGGGATTTACATATATCCGAGAACTGATACTGCTCCGGAGGGGAAATTGAGACTTTTATATGAAGCAAATGCACTAGCTTATATTGTTGAGCAGGCTGGCGGGAAAGCTTCAAATGGAAAAACCCGTATTTTAGAAATTGAACCAAAGGAACTTCATCAGAGAACCCCGTTATTCATTGGAAGTAAAAAAATGGTAGAAAAAGCTGAGGGTTGCTTTTAA
- a CDS encoding GTPase — MDNLIKSAKFIKSETKITGLPKADKPEYAFIGRSNVGKSSLINMLTGQKNLLKYLLNQVKLNLLIIS, encoded by the coding sequence ATGGATAATTTAATAAAGTCAGCAAAATTTATTAAAAGCGAAACCAAGATTACTGGTCTTCCAAAAGCTGACAAACCTGAATATGCATTTATAGGAAGATCTAATGTGGGAAAGTCTTCATTGATAAATATGCTTACAGGGCAAAAAAACTTGCTAAAATATCTTCTAAACCAGGTAAAACTCAACTTATTAATCATTTCTTAA
- a CDS encoding DUF6588 family protein has protein sequence MRFILIFSFCLLFSLPVFTQENQIRDLTRSGPEDLNKYIENYTRSFIVNTPQLFSYGWFNTPHLYEKFNFDLSINYSSLNISQGDKSFLFKNSEYNNLRYTSADELELASFLGIVNPADQLTIIQSGEVLNVPGGVNLNSIPAPIIQAGIGFNHASVKLRFLPGYDQDGVSFFGWGVGAMYDFSKMLMKDKYDDETGDRPIDLAVLVGYTRFRGKADLSENNVSSEDEARMIIQNLTTQLILGKQMDIFNVYAGLLGNFNSGNTKITGTYNYEDPETNSEKEYSDPVDQYYSDENLSALLGMDIQLAVFSIHGQYHFIGYRGFTVGFGLSLK, from the coding sequence ATGAGGTTTATTTTAATATTTTCTTTTTGTTTGCTATTTAGCTTACCTGTTTTTACCCAGGAAAATCAAATACGTGATTTAACAAGGTCAGGACCAGAAGACCTCAATAAATATATAGAAAATTATACAAGATCATTTATAGTCAATACTCCACAGCTTTTTTCTTATGGATGGTTTAATACTCCACATCTATATGAAAAATTTAATTTCGACCTTTCTATAAATTATAGTTCACTAAATATATCTCAGGGAGATAAATCTTTTTTATTTAAGAATAGTGAATACAATAATTTAAGATATACCTCTGCAGATGAGCTAGAACTTGCAAGCTTCTTAGGAATTGTAAATCCAGCAGACCAATTAACTATAATTCAATCTGGTGAAGTTTTGAATGTACCTGGCGGAGTTAATCTTAATTCAATACCTGCTCCCATCATTCAAGCTGGTATTGGCTTTAATCATGCTTCGGTTAAACTCAGATTTTTACCTGGGTACGATCAGGATGGTGTAAGCTTTTTTGGATGGGGAGTTGGCGCTATGTACGACTTTAGTAAAATGTTGATGAAGGACAAGTATGATGATGAAACTGGTGATCGACCAATTGATTTAGCAGTACTTGTTGGATATACCCGATTCAGAGGAAAAGCCGACCTTTCAGAGAACAATGTGTCTTCAGAAGATGAGGCAAGGATGATAATTCAAAACCTGACAACTCAACTTATTTTGGGTAAACAGATGGATATTTTTAATGTTTACGCAGGTTTGTTAGGAAATTTTAATTCCGGAAATACTAAAATTACCGGGACATATAACTACGAAGATCCGGAAACTAATTCTGAAAAAGAGTATTCCGACCCGGTCGACCAATATTATTCAGATGAAAATTTGTCTGCTTTGTTGGGTATGGATATTCAATTGGCTGTTTTTTCTATACACGGACAATATCATTTTATTGGATATCGCGGCTTTACAGTAGGATTTGGTTTAAGCCTGAAATAG
- the yihA gene encoding ribosome biogenesis GTP-binding protein YihA/YsxC: protein MDKYAYRAKKLAKISSKPGKTQLINHFLINDTWYLVDLPGYGWAKVSKTKKIDWNIMINDYISKRENLLCLFVLIDIRLDVQDIDLEFMNDLILKGVPFARIFTKADKLSKNKAQSMVARHNKYLKKHWEELPPTFVTSSETGSGREEVINYIEELNGLY, encoded by the coding sequence ATTGATAAATATGCTTACAGGGCAAAAAAACTTGCTAAAATATCTTCTAAACCAGGTAAAACTCAACTTATTAATCATTTCTTAATTAACGATACTTGGTATCTGGTCGACCTGCCAGGATATGGCTGGGCTAAAGTGTCGAAAACGAAAAAGATCGACTGGAATATCATGATCAATGATTATATCAGCAAGAGAGAAAATTTGCTATGTCTGTTTGTCCTTATTGATATTAGATTAGATGTCCAGGATATAGATCTTGAATTCATGAATGATCTAATACTCAAAGGTGTTCCTTTTGCAAGAATTTTCACCAAGGCTGATAAACTTTCGAAAAACAAGGCACAAAGCATGGTTGCAAGGCACAATAAATACTTGAAAAAACACTGGGAAGAATTACCTCCAACTTTTGTAACATCTTCTGAAACAGGTTCAGGAAGAGAAGAAGTAATTAACTATATCGAAGAATTGAATGGCTTGTATTAA
- a CDS encoding DUF5606 family protein → MGYTNIAAVAGKGGLFNIVKPTRAGVILETIDDQKKKLVVGGNARVSVLSDISIYTVDAEGSVPVADVFKKIKDEFDDDPGVNSTSDDDELHAFLKHLVPDYDEERVYASDIKKLVSWYNILYKHEKDLLSKGSEDGEDEGNENK, encoded by the coding sequence ATGGGCTATACAAATATAGCGGCTGTTGCCGGAAAAGGAGGGTTATTCAATATTGTAAAACCAACAAGAGCGGGAGTAATTCTTGAAACAATAGACGACCAAAAGAAGAAACTGGTAGTTGGAGGGAATGCCCGGGTTTCGGTACTATCTGATATATCAATTTATACAGTAGATGCTGAGGGATCTGTTCCAGTAGCTGATGTTTTCAAAAAGATAAAGGATGAGTTTGATGATGATCCCGGTGTTAATTCAACTTCGGATGATGATGAGCTTCATGCATTCCTTAAACACCTTGTGCCGGATTATGATGAAGAAAGAGTTTATGCTTCTGACATCAAAAAGCTAGTCAGCTGGTACAATATTCTTTACAAGCATGAAAAAGACTTATTATCAAAAGGGTCTGAAGATGGTGAAGACGAAGGAAACGAAAATAAATAA